A stretch of DNA from Hoeflea ulvae:
TGCCGCGAAACTACGAACTTCTCTACGAAGCCTATTCCGGTTCCAATCCGGAACTGACGAAGGAATTTCTGGCGATCGGGAAGAAGAAGTCCCAGCGCGCGCTCGATGAGCTCGGCAAGAAATTCCTTCCCCATCACCACGAAGAAACCCTGGTGTCGAAGACAAACGCGCGCATGCAGGTCCAGATGACCACCTTCATGAACCTGCTGGAGCAGGAAAAGTCGTCTTTGTCCGACTACGGCACGATGATCGATGAAGCCTCGCGCGGTTTTGCCTCGCAGACTGAACCCGATCCGGCAACCCTGACCCGGTCGGTGCGCAAGCTCAACCAGGCCACGGAATTGCAGGTATCCAAGAGCGCGGCCCTGGTGGCCGTTGCGGCACAGCAGGCCGCCGCCCTTGAGGACATCGGCTCCGATATCGCCAATTTCGAGAAGATGAAATTTGTCGACCCGCTCACCGGCCTGGCCAATCGCAGGGCCTTCAACCGGGCAGTCGTGCGCATCTACGCCACTCCGGCCTTGCCGATGATGTGCGGTCTTGCCTATGCCGAGATCGATGATTTCAAGCGGCTGAGCGAATTGGGAAAGTCCGACATCGGCAGTCATTTCATCCAGCATGTCGGCAAGCTTCTTCATGCCGGCAACACAACCCATGAATTCGTCGCCCATCTCGACGGCAATCGTTTCGCCTTCCTGATCAGATCGGCGCAAGAATCGGAGATCATGCGTCTGGTCGACGGGCTGCGCACGGCGGTCGCCTCCAAGCCGCTGGTTCATCCGCAGAAACTGCGCGTCATCGGTAACGCCACCCTGTCGATCGGTGTGGCCATGTCGACGGTGGCCAATGATGCCGGAAAATTGCTGGCCTATGCCGAAAAGGCGATGACGGCCTCGATCAAGGGCGGCGGCAACCGCGCCACGCTCTACACCAATGCCGTGCCTGCCAATGCCAACAAGGGCTGGATCATCTATCAGCCGGAATAGACCCGGGCGCTTTCACTTGAGCCAGACACGGGGCGCCGGAATGGCCAGCGGCTCGCGCAGGCAGCAGCATGTCGATTGCGCTTGCTCGACCGCCGGCATCTTGGCCGCCCACCGCGGACGCAGGCGGCAAACCTGTCAATAAATCGGAAAAGTCGAACTTAATTTGAGGCTCGCGATTTAGCTCGCCGATAAGGTTTTGCAGCAACACTGCCATATTGAACCAGTGTGATGGGCCAGTGCATGAGCAAACCGAATCCGACAACAAGTTCCATTGGCCCCCGTGTCGCCACGGCGATGTATCAGATGGGTATCAACGGTTTGCCGAGGAATTATGAACTTGTCTATGAAGCCTATTCCGGCACCAATCCGGAACTGACCAGGGAGTTTGTCGCAATCGGAAAGACGAAATCCCAGCGCGCGCTGGATGAGCTGGGCAAGAAATACCTGCCGCATCATCACGAAGAGACAGTGGTCGCCAAGACCAGTGATCTCATGCAGGCCCAGATGGGCACGCTGATGGATCTTCTCGAGCAGGAGAAGCTGTCTCTGTCCGATTACAGCAAGATCATCGACGAGGCGTCGCGCAGTTTTGCCGCCGCGGCCAAGGACGATCTCGAGGCGCTGGCCCGCTCGGCGCAGGCGCTCACCCAGGCCACCGAACACCAGGCCACCAAGAGCGAGGCGCTGGGGAAGGTGGCGGCAAGGCAGGCAGCCGAGCTCGAGGAGATAAAGTCGGATTTCGACAAGTCCGAACGGCTGAAATTCGTCGATTCGCAGACCGGTCTCGCCAATCGCCGCGCCTTCAACAAGGCGACGGCGGGGATCTATGCCAATCCGGGCCAGCCGGTGCTGTGCGGTCTCGCCTATGCCCAGATCGATGATTTCCGACGCTTTGGCGAAGCCGGCGACAAGGGCCTTGGCGATCTGGCAATCCGCCATATCGGCTGCCTGCTCAATGCCGGCAACAAGACCCGGGAATTTGTCACCCATCTCGACGGCAACCGCTTCGCGGTCCTGATCAAGTCCGGCACTGACAGCGAAGTCATGCGCGTGGTCGACGGTCTTCGCGCCGCAGCCCAGTCCCGGCCGATGGTCCACCCCAAGACCGGCGCCCCTCTCGGCCACCCGACCCTGTCGATCGGCGTGGCCATGTCTGCGGTCACCAGCAGTTTCGGCCAGTTGTCCGCCTATGCGGAAAACGCCGTCACGGCCTCCACAAAGGAGGGAGGCAACCGCACCACGCTCTATTCCAACACCGCACATGCGGAGTCTGCCAAGGGCTGGATCATCTACCAGGCTAAATGAAACCTGCCGCCCGACCCACCTGCGCAGCACGGCCGCAGGGTCCGCAGCCAGCCCGGGCACCGGGGCCGCCCTGCCGTGGCGCAACCGCTGCGGCACAGCGGCGCAGCTTTTCCCCCGGCGCTGCAAAGCTGCGTCTCGGAAATTGACGTTTACGTAAAAATCCCCTAGCCATGATCCCGGTCCAGAACATGCCTTTGCAGGCAGGCGAAAACAGGGAGTGGAAGACATGTATCGTGCGCCGGTTGGGGAAATTGCTCACACGCTCAAATCCGTTGCGGGTCTTGGCAAGGCGCTCGAACAAGACCGGTTCGGCGATCTCGGCGAGGACCTGGTCGACGCCATTCTGGCCGAAGCCGGCCGCTTTGCCTCCGACGAGATCGCGCCGCTCAACGAGATTGGCGACACCCATGGCGCGGTGCTGGCCGATGGCGCGGTCACCACGCCGCCGGGCTGGAAAGAGCTGTACCAGAGCTGGATCGCCGGCGGCTGGAACGGGCTGACCGGCCCGGAAGAGTTCGGCGGCCAGGGCCTGCCGATGCTGCTGTCGGTAGCCACGCTGGAAATGTGGAACTCCGGTTCGCTGGCCTTCGGCATCGGCCCGACCCTGACCATGGGCGCCATCGAAGCGCTCGACAAGCACGCCTCCGATGATCTCAAGGCCAAATATCTCGAAAAACTGGTGACCGGCGAATGGATGGGGACCATGAACCTCACCGAGCCGCAGGCCGGCTCCGATCTCAATGCGCTGCGCGCCCGCGCCGAACCGGTGGGCGACGGCAGCTACAGGATTTTTGGCCAGAAGATCTACATCACCTATGGCGAGCATGATTTCACCGACAACATCGTTCACCTGGTGCTGGCGCGGCTGCCCGATGCGCCGGCCGGCACCCGCGGCATCTCGCTGTTCCTGGTGCCGAAATTCTTCGTCGGTGACGACGGCGCGCTGGGCGAGCGCAATGATGTGTTCTGCTCCGGTCTCGAGCACAAGCTCGGCATTCATGCCTCGCCGACCTGCACCATGATCTATGGCGACGGCAAGTTCGGCGATCAGCCCGGCGCCATCGGCTGGTTGATCGGGGAGGAAAACCGCGGTCTCGCCTGCATGTTCACGATGATGAACAATGCTCGTCTCGCCGTCGGCATGCAGGGCGTGGCGGTTGCCGAAACCGCCTATCAGAAGGCGCTGGCCTATGCCAATGAGCGCACCCAGGGCCGCGCACCCGGTTACAAGGGCGAGGGCATGAGCCCGATCGTCCAGCATCCCGATGTCGCCCGCATGCTGATGACCATGAAGGCGCTGACCCAAGGCGCGCGCGCCATCTGCTATTCCTGCGCCGAGGCGCTCGACATGGCCCGCGTCACCGAAGGCGACGCGGCCAGGGCCTGGGCCGAACGCGCCAGCCTGATCACCCCGATCGCCAAGGCCTTTTCCACCGATATCGGCATGGAAGTCGCCTCCCTCGGCGTCCAGGTGCATGGCGGCATGGGTTTCATCGAGGAGACGGGTGCTGCCCGGCTGCTGCGCGATGCCCGCATTGCCCCGATCTATGAGGGCACCAACGGCATCCAGGCGATCGATCTGGTGATGCGCAAGCTGCCCTTGTCCGGCGGCGCCGCCGTCATCAATCTCATCGCCGATTTCAAGCATGACGCCGAAGCCCTGCGCGCTTCCAATTCACCCGCGCTCGACGGCGTTGCCGATCATCTCGACCAGGCCATCGCCGATCTCGAATCCGCCACCTCCTATATGCAGGCAGCGATTTCGGACGACCGCAAGACCGATGCGCTGTCGGGCGCCACGCCCTATCTCCGGCTGTTCGGCCTTACCGCCACCACCGCCATGCTGGCGCGCGGCGCGCTGGCGGATACTGACGCGCCGGAAGCCGCAGGCCGTGCCGCTCTGGCCCGCTTTGCAGCCGCCACACTGGCGCCCGAGAGCAGGGGCCTTGCAGCCATTGCCACCGCCGGCGTCGCCAGCCTCTCCGACGCCGCTGCCGCACTCGCCTGATATCCTCCCGGCCTCTGGCCGGCGCCATTGCAAGGGAACAGCCATGACCGACCATATCCTGACCCAACGCGCCGGCGAGACCGGCGCCGTCAATGTCATCCGCTTCAACCGGCCTGACAAGAAGAACGCCATCACCCGCGCCATGTATTCGACCATGGCCCGGGCGCTGATCGAGGGCGACCGCGACGAGACTGTCCGCGTCCATGTCATGCTCGGCACGCCGGGCGCATTCACCTCCGGCAACGACATGCAGGATTTCATGGCCGTTGCCATGGGCGGCTCGATGGGCACCGAAGTGCTCGATTTCCTTGCCAGCCTGGCAACTGCGAAAAAGCCGATCGTGTCGGGCGTCGATGGTCTGGCCATCGGCGTCGGCACCACCATCCACATGCATTGCGACCTGACCTTCGCCACGCCCGACTCGCGCTTCCACACCCCCTTTGTCGATCTTGCGCTGGTGCCCGAAGCCGGCTCCAGCCTGCTTGCGCCCGCCGTCATGGGCCAGCAGAAGGCCTTTGCGCTGCTTGCCGCCGGCATTCCGTTCTCGGGCGAGGAAGCCGAGCGCGCCGGTCTGATCTACAAGGTGGTAAGTTCACAAGAGTTGGAACCGGCTGTGATGGCCGCTGCCGAACATCTGGCCGCCAAGCCGCCCAAGGCGCTGGCGATTTCGCGGCGCCTGATCAAGCCCGACCCGGAACCGGTGATCGCCCGCATGCGCGAAGAGGCCGAGCTGTTTTCCAGCCAGCTCAAGAGCGCCGAGGCGCTGGCCGCCTTCCAGGCCTTCATGGCGCGCAAGAAATAGAGCCGTTTATCTGAATCAAGGCCGGTTGTGGCCCGGGTCGCTTGAGCCGGGAAAACACCGCATTCACGGTGCCGGGCATCGTGCGGGGATTTTGACGCTACAGGCTCCCAGCCGGATCACGCATTTCCTGCGCTTACTCGATTCCATGTGAAGATCGAAGAATTGGGGGAGGCCCGGCTCTTGCGAGCCGGGCCGCAGCACCTGGACCCGAAAACGGGGCGCTGCGCTTGATCTATTCGCTGCTGCAGGAAATCTGGCAGACATCGTTTCCGGCCGAGAGCGTCGCATTGCCCTCCATGGTGGAGATGTCCACCCCGATCGACCAGTTGCAACCGGTCGGCACCGAGCCGGCGCCGGAGCCGGTCATGGTGCAGCTCAGTGTCCGCCCGTTGTCGCCATTTTCAAAGATCAGCTTGCTCTGGTCCATGCCCTGAAACGCAAGGCTGATCGTGTCGGCGAATGCCGGTGCAGTAAAGGTAAAGACCAGTGCGGCAGCCGCCGCGAGTGTCAGTTTTGTCATCGGATGCATCTCCCTGGTTGCGGTGAAAACTATAGCATTACGTGTATTACAATATGAAAACTCCTATAAGTTGTCAAATCCGGCCCGGTTGCAGACAGCACCATGCCGCCGCAACCATCGTCCCCGACGCTTGTTCTGGCGGCCGCGCAACGGCCAGCAGGTGTGCGTCCGCGAGCCGGGAAATCAAAGACGGCAACATCAAGAGCCGCTCACCGCGTCGCCGCACGGTGAGCAACTCCGGGATCAAGCCCGGGGTGGAGACGCAAGCCATCGTAGTCCTGTGACTGCCGTCATCCACGGCCCTGTGGCGAGGATCTATTGGCCTTTGACGAAATGAGAGTCTCGCAGATGCCCGGGACAGGCCCGAGTGAGCAAGGTTGGGGACACTTTACTTTTTCGCGCAGCGCACGAAAAAGTAAAGTGTCCCCGAAGTTCTTCCCCGTCGCTGCCTCTGTCTCCCGCAAAAAAATCTCCCAAAATTTTCCACACCTTTTCACCCCGTGCCAAACTGGCCTGACCTTCCGTTCGAACGGATGGCCGGAGCTGACGGAGTTCTGGCCGGCGGAAGGCGGTGAGTTCTGGCGCGCGGGCACCGTACCTGCGGGCCGGAAGCTCGGCGATCGGGAACACCCCGGCGGGAACCTGCCGGAACCGGAGACTGCTGGTCCGCACCAGCACCGGCGGCGTCATCTGACGCCGGTCCTGACAAGGCCTGGTCATGGCTGGACGGTATTGAGGCCGGGAGCAGATCGGGCATGGGCGGGTTCGGCTGGCGGTTCAGCCGAACGAGACGAACCGCCCGGGACTGCGTGACCGGATCGCAAAGAAGGAGGCCCATTTGCGCCCGGAAGGCGCATCTGTCCCTCACCGGTGGGGCGCGGGTGATCGCGCCAAGCCACATCTTCTTGACCACCACGGGCACGTCGCCCGCGCCCCACGAGTCCGGATGTTTCCGGATCACAGGACTGCCTCAAGCCGCCGGCGAAGTGTTTCGCGCGCGGGGTTTTGGTGTGGCTGCTGGCGCTCCCCCTCACCTGCAATTTCTAGCACTTAGCTAACGCTAAGATGCTGAAATTGCTTCCTCTCCCACGAGGGGCGAGGAGAGGGTGGCGCGAGTTCTGCGATTCTACCTCTCCCCTTGTGGGAGAGGATATAAAATCGCGATCTTAGCGCAGCTAAGTCGCAGATTTTGTCGGTGAGGGGGCCCGGCAAACCCCGTCTCCAGCCCCTACCTTTTCGGCCGCTCCAAGAGCGCCACCACTTCCACATGGCTGGACCACAAGAACTGGTCGATCGGCGTCACCGACAGCGCCTTGTAGCCGCCCTTGATCAGGATCTCGAGATCGCGGGCGAGTGTCGTCGGGTTGCAGGAGACCGCGGCGATGCGCTTGACGGTCGAACGCGCTATGTCGCCCACCTGCACCTCGGCGCCGGCGCGCGGCGGGTCGAACACCAGGCCCTGATAGGCCTTCAGCTCGGCCAGCATCAGCGGCCGGCGGAACAGATCGCGCTTTTCCACCGTCACCGGTTTGAGCCCGTGCGCCCGCCGCGCCGCCCGGTCGAGCGCATTGAGCGCCGGGCCGTCGGCTTCCACCGCATGCACATGGCTGTTTTGCGCCAGCCTCAGCGCGAAGGTGCCTGAGCCGGAAAACAGGTCCACCACCCGCTTGGATTTGCCAAGATGCCCGCAGACCAGATCGCCCATCACCAGTTCGGCCGCGTTGGAGGCCTGGACAAAACCGCCCGGCGGCGGATTGACCACCACGGACCCGAAATTGAGCTCCGGCGGCTGTTTCTCGATCAGGATCTCGTCGTTGAAGCTCAGCCGCGCCACGCTCGGTTCGGCCCGCGTCGCCGAAATGATCCTCAGCCGCTCGGGCTCCTTGAGCTTGAACGGCGCGTCGATGGCGATATCAAGCCCCGGCAGCGCATCGAGCACCGAGAAGCGGAACGCCTCCTTGCCCACGGCCACCGTGGTCGCCAGCCGGCGCAACTCGGGAAGCGCCTGGTTGATCCGCGGCGAGGCGATCACGCAGGTCTCGATCTTGACGATCTGATGGCTCGACGCCTTGTTGAAGCCCAGGATCGCGCCCTTGTCGGTGCGCCGCGCGGCAAACACCACCCGCCGCCGTGTGCCCGGCGCGGTGCTTACCAGCGCGCCGACCTTGGCGTCGATATTGCGGCTTTCAAGCGCTGCCACCACCAGGCCGCGCTTCCAGGCGCGATAGGCCTCATCGGCCTGGTGCTGCAGCGCGCAGCCGCCGCATCCGGCATTCTCGAAGTCAGGCCCGAAATGCGGGCAGGGCGGCGTCACCCGGTCGGGCGAGGGCTCGAGCACCGCCATCAGCGTGGCGCGGCCCTTGTCCATGGCCACATTGACCACATCGCCGGGCAGCGTGAACGGCACGAAAACCTGGCCTGCCGGGGTGTCGGCAATGCCGTCGCCCTGTCCGCCGAGCCGGGTGATTTCAAGTGTCTGAGCGCTCATGATTTGACGCCTCCTATGAGAAATTCGTGGTTGCCGTCGCTGCCTTCGATCGGCGAGGCGATCGGCCCGACAGCGCGCCAGCCGGGCAGCGCGTCGAGCCATGCGGCGAGATCATCGGCGATCACCGGCCCCTGGGCGGGATCCCTGAGCAGCCCGCCCTTGCCGATCGCCGCCCGCCCGGCCTCGAATTGCGGCTTGACCAGCAGCACCGCAAAGGCGCCGTTGGCTGCAAGGTCCAGCGCCGGCGGCAGGGCCAGCTTCAGCGAGATGAAGCTGACATCGGAGACAACCGCCCCGACCGCCCGGCCTTCGAGGTGATCGCGGCTGAGATCCCGGGCATTGAGCGCTTCGCGATTGCTGACCCGCGGGTCCGCGGCCAGCGACGGGTGCAGCTGATCATGGCCGACATCAACGGCAATGACATGGCTGGCGCCCGCTTCCAACAGCACCTGGGTGAAGCCCCCGGTCGAGGCGCCGATATCAAGGCCGACGCGTCCGGCGGTATCGAAGCCGAAGGCATCGAGCCCGGCCTTGAGCTTGAGTGCAGCGCGCGAGACATAATCACGCGCCGGATCGGACAGCGTGAATGTCGCCGAGGCCGATACCGCAGCGCCCGGCTTGGTCACGGATCTGCCGTCAACCAGCACCGCGCCGCGGGCAATCGCGTCGCGGGCCCGCGACCGGCTGTCATACAGGCCGAGCCGGACCAGCATCTGGTCCAGCCGGTCCCGGTCGGGCATGGCATGGGGCGAGGGGTGTGTCATGCGCCGTCTTCGCCCGGAAGGGCCGCGAGGGCAAGTGCTTTGTGCGCTGCCCCCCGGGCTCAATAGCGGATGAAGCTGCCATCGACCTGGCGGCGCGGCGCCGGTTCGAAGCGATCGGGCGCGGCCACCCGCTGGCTCAGCGGCGGGTAGAGATGGCCGTTGGGGACAAGGTCGAGCCCGCCCCGGATGTCGCCGAGCTTGGGCTGCAGCATGCGGATTGCAGCTTCCTCAATGCGCCGGTCATAGGTCGGTTGCGTGTCCGACAGCGCCACAGGCATCGCGCCGCAGATGCTCAGCACTGCCATTGCGATCACGCGCCTGTACCGATGTCCCGCCGATGTCCTGATCATTGCCGATCCGCCCTGTCATCCCTGTGGTCTCGAAACAGACTAGCAGGCGGGTGTTTCGGAACGCCCAAGGGACGTGGTTAGGACAAGGCAAATGCCTATGGTTTCAGGAGGGTTACCTGGGCGCCGGTCTGGCCTTTCGACTTCAGCGCGGCAAACACCGTGTCGATGATGCCCTTGCGGTCAAGTCCGGCGCTGGCATACATCGCCTCGGGCGCTGCATGATCCATGAACATGTCCGGCATCACCATGGCGCGCACCCGCAGGCCGCCATCGAGCAGGCCTTCGGTCGACAGGAACTGCAGCACATGGCTGCCGAAGCCGCCGACGGAGCCTTCCTCGATGGTGATCAGCACCTCGTGATGGCGCGCCAGTTGCCGGATCAGCTCATGATCGAGCGGCTTGGCAAAGCGCGCATCGGCCACGGTTGTCGAAAGCCCGGCCGCATCGAGGTCCTCGGCGGCCAGCAGGCATTCGGCCAGCCTTGTGCCGAACGACAGCAGCGCCACCTTGCTGCCCTCGCGCACGATCCGGCCCTTGCCGATTTCAAGGATCCGGCCGCGCTCGGGCATCTCGACGCCGACGCCTTCGCCG
This window harbors:
- a CDS encoding acyl-CoA dehydrogenase gives rise to the protein MYRAPVGEIAHTLKSVAGLGKALEQDRFGDLGEDLVDAILAEAGRFASDEIAPLNEIGDTHGAVLADGAVTTPPGWKELYQSWIAGGWNGLTGPEEFGGQGLPMLLSVATLEMWNSGSLAFGIGPTLTMGAIEALDKHASDDLKAKYLEKLVTGEWMGTMNLTEPQAGSDLNALRARAEPVGDGSYRIFGQKIYITYGEHDFTDNIVHLVLARLPDAPAGTRGISLFLVPKFFVGDDGALGERNDVFCSGLEHKLGIHASPTCTMIYGDGKFGDQPGAIGWLIGEENRGLACMFTMMNNARLAVGMQGVAVAETAYQKALAYANERTQGRAPGYKGEGMSPIVQHPDVARMLMTMKALTQGARAICYSCAEALDMARVTEGDAARAWAERASLITPIAKAFSTDIGMEVASLGVQVHGGMGFIEETGAARLLRDARIAPIYEGTNGIQAIDLVMRKLPLSGGAAVINLIADFKHDAEALRASNSPALDGVADHLDQAIADLESATSYMQAAISDDRKTDALSGATPYLRLFGLTATTAMLARGALADTDAPEAAGRAALARFAAATLAPESRGLAAIATAGVASLSDAAAALA
- a CDS encoding diguanylate cyclase domain-containing protein, with amino-acid sequence MSKPNPTTSSIGPRVATAMYQMGINGLPRNYELVYEAYSGTNPELTREFVAIGKTKSQRALDELGKKYLPHHHEETVVAKTSDLMQAQMGTLMDLLEQEKLSLSDYSKIIDEASRSFAAAAKDDLEALARSAQALTQATEHQATKSEALGKVAARQAAELEEIKSDFDKSERLKFVDSQTGLANRRAFNKATAGIYANPGQPVLCGLAYAQIDDFRRFGEAGDKGLGDLAIRHIGCLLNAGNKTREFVTHLDGNRFAVLIKSGTDSEVMRVVDGLRAAAQSRPMVHPKTGAPLGHPTLSIGVAMSAVTSSFGQLSAYAENAVTASTKEGGNRTTLYSNTAHAESAKGWIIYQAK
- a CDS encoding GGDEF domain-containing protein translates to MNKQKTAATSIGLRIATTMYQMGIDGLPRNYELLYEAYSGSNPELTKEFLAIGKKKSQRALDELGKKFLPHHHEETLVSKTNARMQVQMTTFMNLLEQEKSSLSDYGTMIDEASRGFASQTEPDPATLTRSVRKLNQATELQVSKSAALVAVAAQQAAALEDIGSDIANFEKMKFVDPLTGLANRRAFNRAVVRIYATPALPMMCGLAYAEIDDFKRLSELGKSDIGSHFIQHVGKLLHAGNTTHEFVAHLDGNRFAFLIRSAQESEIMRLVDGLRTAVASKPLVHPQKLRVIGNATLSIGVAMSTVANDAGKLLAYAEKAMTASIKGGGNRATLYTNAVPANANKGWIIYQPE
- a CDS encoding class I SAM-dependent RNA methyltransferase; its protein translation is MSAQTLEITRLGGQGDGIADTPAGQVFVPFTLPGDVVNVAMDKGRATLMAVLEPSPDRVTPPCPHFGPDFENAGCGGCALQHQADEAYRAWKRGLVVAALESRNIDAKVGALVSTAPGTRRRVVFAARRTDKGAILGFNKASSHQIVKIETCVIASPRINQALPELRRLATTVAVGKEAFRFSVLDALPGLDIAIDAPFKLKEPERLRIISATRAEPSVARLSFNDEILIEKQPPELNFGSVVVNPPPGGFVQASNAAELVMGDLVCGHLGKSKRVVDLFSGSGTFALRLAQNSHVHAVEADGPALNALDRAARRAHGLKPVTVEKRDLFRRPLMLAELKAYQGLVFDPPRAGAEVQVGDIARSTVKRIAAVSCNPTTLARDLEILIKGGYKALSVTPIDQFLWSSHVEVVALLERPKR
- a CDS encoding crotonase/enoyl-CoA hydratase family protein → MTDHILTQRAGETGAVNVIRFNRPDKKNAITRAMYSTMARALIEGDRDETVRVHVMLGTPGAFTSGNDMQDFMAVAMGGSMGTEVLDFLASLATAKKPIVSGVDGLAIGVGTTIHMHCDLTFATPDSRFHTPFVDLALVPEAGSSLLAPAVMGQQKAFALLAAGIPFSGEEAERAGLIYKVVSSQELEPAVMAAAEHLAAKPPKALAISRRLIKPDPEPVIARMREEAELFSSQLKSAEALAAFQAFMARKK
- a CDS encoding TlyA family RNA methyltransferase, producing the protein MTHPSPHAMPDRDRLDQMLVRLGLYDSRSRARDAIARGAVLVDGRSVTKPGAAVSASATFTLSDPARDYVSRAALKLKAGLDAFGFDTAGRVGLDIGASTGGFTQVLLEAGASHVIAVDVGHDQLHPSLAADPRVSNREALNARDLSRDHLEGRAVGAVVSDVSFISLKLALPPALDLAANGAFAVLLVKPQFEAGRAAIGKGGLLRDPAQGPVIADDLAAWLDALPGWRAVGPIASPIEGSDGNHEFLIGGVKS